CCCTGGATCTGGGACCTGCACCCTTAGGTCCCTACGTCCGGGGACCTCATTACGACGCCGGCTTTACACTCCTAGTGCCCGTGTTTTCGCTAGACGGCACCGGGCAGGAGCTGCGACTGGACGTGGACTCCTCTTACGCGTGGCTGTGCCTCCCAGAGCGCATACGCGGAACCTCGGTCCGGGAGGCATGGCAGGATTGCCTAGGACCTCCAGTCCCAGGAGGACGTGATTCCACCCACCGAACCGAAAGTGAAGGAAGTCCCAAGAGCCAGCAAAGCTCCGTGGACCAGCCGCACGGTTCTGTCACTGAGGCTGATCCAAACGAGGCTTTGGAAAAATCACCTCCTAACGTTTCGGGGCAAGAGCCGCCTGGGCAAGGCATCATGGATCTTGGCTTTCCCACCCCGCTGGAAAACCTGAATGGTGACGTCACGAAAGCAGCCGTCGTTAGCCCAGGCCTGCAGCAGACGGAGGGGTGGGAGGCATGGCCCACACTTTGCCCCGCCCAGGTGGCCGCGTGGTTCTTTGCCTCACTGGCCGCCGTCGCCGAGTCCCTGTGCCCGGTCCCGGGTGCCCCGCGCTTGGTCCACGCAGCCCGCCACGCGGGGTTCACCACCGTCCTCCTGGCTACGCCGGAGCCCCCGCGCCACCTCCTGCTCTTCGACCTGATTCCCGTGGTGTCGGTGGCCGGCTGGCCCGAGGGCGCTCGGAGCCACTCGTGGGCCGGCCCGCTGGCCTCCGAGTCGTCATCCTTCTACCTGGTGCCCGGCGGCCACAGCGAGCAGCCAGGCGCCTCCGGCTGGCAGCTCTGCTTCGCCCGCCAGGAGCTGGCGCTCAAGGCGCGCATACCCGCTCCGCTGCTGCAAGCGCACGCGGCGGCCCAGGCGCTGCTGCGCCCGCTGGTGGCCGGGACCCGGGCCGCGGCGCCCTACCTCCTGCGGACGTTGCTCTACTGGGCGTGCGAGCGGCTGCCCGCGCTCTATCTCGCGCGGCCGGAGAACGCGGGCGCCTGCTGCCTCGGGCTGCTGGATGAGCTGGGCCGTGTGCTCGAGGCCGGGACGCTGCCCCACTATTTCCTGAGCGGCCGAAAGCTCCGTGCGGGGGATGGCGCCGCTGGGCTGCTCGGGGCGTTGGCCGGCCTCCGCGGGGACCCTGCCCGCGCCCTGCGCGCCGCGGTGGAGGAGGCCAAGGCTGCGCGCAAGGGGGGCGGCTTAGCTGGCGTGGGAGGCGGGGCCCATTAAAGACGCTGCTCCTACCCGCGTGGAAAGTGCTTCTGTTGGCAGGCGGGGTGTGGTGGGGGGCCGCCGGCCCCTCGCCTGCAAGGCAGGCTGAGCGTCCTGGGCCCGAAGATCAGTCTAGAAGGCTTCCTCGCGGGTCgttccccaccctcctgccccgtCCCCGGCCCCTGACCTGTGGTCGTCCCACTTCTGGCCTGTCTGCTCCTCAGATCTGTGGCCAGCACCCCTCCCCGCCCGGTGCTTCCTCAGGCAACCATCTTCCCCAATTCTTACGGTCTTTTCTCTCAGGAGTCAatagggaagggggaggggggcatatTGCTGACAAAACGCAGAAAGAAGGCACGGAGACCAGGGACTGACCAATCTGGCTCACACAAAATCGGAGATTATGAAGGCCGGATTCGGCCCCAGGCTAGACCTCACCACCACCTCTACCTActctcccccactttcccccTTCAGTTCTGCCCTCCCATCCGGGGCAGTAGGGTCCCCTTCTCCATTCTCCCAGCGTCCGCCATTCCATCCATCTTAAGCCCATCCTCTCCTCCCATCCAGGGATCCGCTCAGTGGAGTCGCCtccttgcccctcctcctctgAACCCCAAGACGTGCGGCCTTGCCTCGGCTCCGCCTGCCTCTGAGACcgtccccactccctgcctccgAGGAACCCCGGGGTTCCTCCCGCCCggcttcaccccccccccctcctccccggcgtctccgccccctgccccgcccccgggccgGCTCTCGGAGGAGGGGGAGCCGCTGTCGCCGCCGCTGCCTCAGCTCCCCactgccgctgccgccgccgccgccgccgccgctctgCTGGGGCCAGCCGCCAGGCCCGGGGCTCTGACTCCGCCGGACCAGGGCGCTCTGCGGAgacaccctccctccttcctggggGTCCGGGGCGCCTAGCCCGGCGTGGAGGGAGGCTCCGCTCgcgagggacagggagggaggagccaggaACCGGAGCCAGAGCCACCCGTCGCCGGATCAACAAGACAGGACAGGTTGAGGGGCGTCGGGGAAGGAAGAGGGTGCTATAGGCTGTCCCGGGGAAGCCCTGTCGCAGAAAGCTCTGACGCGCCCTGACTTGTAGGGAGCCTGTTCACATTCGGGGACTGGTGATAACGTGGGTGCACGCCTCTCGGGGGGCTGGTTGGATTGGAGGGCGTGGGATCTAAACAAGCACCAGCTGTCCCTGAGGAAATTAAGGGGcaacccggggggggggggcggcgggaaaCAACGGATGCTCCTTGTCGCGAGGTGACAGAGGCCCTCCAGACAACCACCTACCTGGTGAACCCACTAGGAAGGGTGGATTTGGAGGTGACTTCGAAAGGAGTGGGGGGTAACAAGGTGAGGAAGGGGGTTCAGCAGCTGGGAACCATGTGAAAAAAAGGTATTGCCCAGAGACAGGGTCGGGGAACCCCTAGTCGCTGAGCGGGGGACAGCCTGGGCTTTCCCAGACATAGTTTTGGGGGACTTCAGGGGAAAAAAGTGGGGGACCCACTTAGAAGGTGGCAAAGACACCAAGGTTGGGTTCCTCCCTGACATTGGCAGTGCCCCAGTAGGGATGAGTCAAAGCTAAGGACCCACACCCTTTAGATTACAAGGGTGGGTTTGGCAGGAGTGCAGGTCCCCAAAATAGGGTGGAGTGGTGCTTGGGGGTATTGCAACCACATCTTGGAAATTTTGAGGGTCTTGACTTTGGGATAAGGGAAGAGGGGACAGGGACACCGGAGAACAGGGAAAGGGGGTAGTTTTCAGTAGGGGGCAAAAGTCGAGGGTGGGGTCAACAGAGATACATAGGCTGCTGGGTCCAGTGGGGCTAGCACGGGGCCCAAGGGTGGGAGCTGGCGGccgaggggcggcggggggcagGGGCCCTGGGGCTTCCCCTCAGCTCCAGTGGGTGGGGCGGTGAGTTGGGACCCCAGCGTCAAGAGCATGCCCCGGTGAGCGCGCTGGGGGCGCCTGCCGGTTTGGGGGTGTCTCCTCCCGGGGCGCCATGGCGGCGCTGGCCAGTAGCCTGATCCGGCAGAAGCGGGAGGTCCGCGAGCCCGGGGGCAGCCGGCCGGTGTCGGCGCAGCGGCGCGTGTGTCCCCGCGGCACCAAGTCCCTTTGCCAGAAGCAGCTCGTCATCCTTCTGTCCAAGGTGCGACTGTGCGGGGGGCGGCCCGCGCGGCCGGACCGCGGCCCTGGTGAGTGGCTGGAGCGGGGTCTCCGGGTCTGGGAGGTTGAGGCCAGGGACGCCGAAGGATGGGGCCCGACTGAGGGGGACTCCCCGAAAGTGAGAGGTGGGGTGGGCCAGGACGACACAGCTCCTGCCAGatcgtgcctcagtttcccttctctTTTGCCCATACCCCCGAGTCTCCTTGCTGTCGAGGGCAAGGGGAAGGCttgaggggctggggctggcgcTCCGATGCCTCGCGGCTCCGGCTCggccccccactcctcccccccccccccaacacaggagtccccacccccaccgtccgCCGCCTACGTGCCGGCTCTCGCGATTCTTTCAATCCCGAGCGCAGGGGCCTGGGGGTTCCGGACGCCTGGGTCACCCCGAGGGTTTCTGCAG
The sequence above is drawn from the Lynx canadensis isolate LIC74 chromosome E1, mLynCan4.pri.v2, whole genome shotgun sequence genome and encodes:
- the TMEM102 gene encoding transmembrane protein 102, whose translation is MASAVWGSAPWWGPPPPAPARPLTDIDFCSGAQLQELTQLIQELGVQESWSDAPKPGPDLLRAKDFVFSLLGLIHRRDPRFPPQAELLLLRGGIREGSLDLGPAPLGPYVRGPHYDAGFTLLVPVFSLDGTGQELRLDVDSSYAWLCLPERIRGTSVREAWQDCLGPPVPGGRDSTHRTESEGSPKSQQSSVDQPHGSVTEADPNEALEKSPPNVSGQEPPGQGIMDLGFPTPLENLNGDVTKAAVVSPGLQQTEGWEAWPTLCPAQVAAWFFASLAAVAESLCPVPGAPRLVHAARHAGFTTVLLATPEPPRHLLLFDLIPVVSVAGWPEGARSHSWAGPLASESSSFYLVPGGHSEQPGASGWQLCFARQELALKARIPAPLLQAHAAAQALLRPLVAGTRAAAPYLLRTLLYWACERLPALYLARPENAGACCLGLLDELGRVLEAGTLPHYFLSGRKLRAGDGAAGLLGALAGLRGDPARALRAAVEEAKAARKGGGLAGVGGGAH